One Paramisgurnus dabryanus chromosome 9, PD_genome_1.1, whole genome shotgun sequence DNA segment encodes these proteins:
- the smad3b gene encoding mothers against decapentaplegic homolog 3b: protein MSILPFTPPIVKRLLGWKKGEQHGQEEKWCEKAVKSLVKKLKKTGQLDELEKAITTQSINTKCITIPRSLDGRLQVSHRKGLPHVIYCRLWRWPDLQSHHELRAIDMCEFAFHTKKDEVCVNPYHYQRVETPVLPPVLVPRHTDIPTEFLPLDDYSIPENTIFPSGIEPPSNYIPETPPPGYLSEDGETSDHHMNHSMDTGSPSLSPNPVSPANNNLDLQPVTYCESAFWCSISYYELNQRVGETFHASQPSLTVDGFTDPSNAERFCLGLLSNVNRNAAVELTRRHIGRGVRLYYIGGEVFAECLSDSAIFVQSPNCNQRYGWHPATVCKIPPGCNLKIFNNQEFAALLTQSVNQGFEAVYQLTRMCTIRMSFVKGWGAEYRRQTVTSTPCWIELHLNGPLQWLDRVLTQMGSPNLRCSSVS, encoded by the exons ATGTCTATATTGCCTTTCACGCCTCCTATCGTGAAGAGGCTTCTGGGCTGGAAGAAGGGCGAGCAGCACGGACAGGAGGAGAAATGGTGTGAGAAGGCAGTGAAGAGTCTGGTGAAGAAGTTGAAGAAGACAGGGCAGCTGGATGAGTTGGAGAAGGCCATTACCACCCAAAGTATCAACACCAAGTGCATCACAATACCGAG GTCTCTAGATGGCCGTCTGCAGGTGTCTCACAGAAAAGGCCTCCCTCATGTGATCTACTGCCGGCTTTGGCGCTGGCCTGACCTGCAGTCCCACCATGAGCTCCGTGCCATAGACATGTGTGAGTTCGCCTTTCACACGAAGAAGGATGAAGTGTGTGTGAACCCCTACCACTACCAGCGTGTTGAGACACCAG TTTTGCCCCCAGTCCTGGTTCCTCGGCACACTGACATCCCCACTGAATTCCTTCCGCTGGATGATTACTCCATTCCTGAGAACACCATATTCCCTTCTGGAATTGAGCCGCCGAGCAACTATATACCGG AGACGCCTCCTCCAGGCTACCTGAGCGAGGATGGCGAAACCAGCGACCACCACATGAACCACAGCATGGACACAG GTTCCCCGAGCCTTTCACCCAACCCGGTTTCCCCCGCAAACAACAACCTAG ACCTGCAACCGGTAACATACTGCGAGTCTGCCTTCTGGTGCTCCATCTCCTACTACGAGTTGAACCAGCGTGTAGGCGAGACCTTTCACGCCTCCCAACCATCTCTGACAGTGGACGGCTTTACAGACCCCTCCAACGCCGAGCGTTTCTGCCTGGGATTGCTGTCCAACGTGAACCGCAATGCAGCTGTGGAGCTCACGCGCAGACACATCG GCCGAGGTGTGCGCTTGTATTACATCGGTGGCGAAGTGTTTGCAGAGTGTCTGAGTGACAGTGCTATTTTCGTCCAGAGTCCAAACTGTAACCAGCGTTATGGCTGGCACCCCGCCACGGTGTGTAAGATTCCTCCCG GCTGTAATCTGAAGATCTTCAATAATCAAGAGTTTGCTGCTCTCTTGACCCAATCTGTGAATCAGGGTTTTGAGGCTGTGTACCAGCTCACCCGCATGTGCACCATCCGCATGAGTTTCGTCAAAGGGTGGGGAGCAGAGTACAG